The genomic region AATCATGATAAGGGAGTGTTTCCCGTAGCTCCCCGACCAGATAGTCGTAAACCGGTGTCGTCACCTCCATCAAGACAACGACATCAGGATCCACTTGTTGGATAGATCGTACTACCCCGGAAACGTTTCGATTGGCTTCGTAAATATTCTGGCTATATAGTCGAAATGAATGGCTGGCTGTAGCTGAAGACGGGCCCGGTGCTAGCGTAGGATACGCTGAACTCATCCAATAGAGATTGAATAGTAGCACCGCGCCCATCGAAACTATCATTCGCCAATCTTTTGTCAAAAGTAAACAAATGCACAACACACAATACAAAACGGATATTTGCAATCGCGCTTGATTCAACATATCTGCCTGCAAATTCCCGCGAATCCAAACAGGCAGGAGGGCTACAAGCGCACAAACAGCAATTGTCAGCCACAATAAAAGACTCATCTTACTACTCACAGAATCCACCTTGTTCAATAAATCCAAGTCACTTTTGCAACTCTTTCTTCCTACGTAAACGCCATGGTTCAGTGCCACAGCGCGCTGCTTTGACTATCGGAATCCAATAATGTGCCGCTGCGAATAGACCGTTAAGAGCGCAATTCGTACGATATTAAACAATCAGAATCAGCGTTGTCTTTGAAGGAACCCATCGCAATGATCCCCTGACCGGTTAACAGTCTGGATTGTCGATGCAGGCGAATCGTCTTGGCTCTATTTGACAGGTTTGGAGTCGAGTAAGAGATAAATGTTCCGTTGGTGCTGTGATCGGTGATTTGCCAGTCGTTGGCCAAGAACTCCAGTTTCAGGTGCGCCCGGGAAACCAACGGGCTACACACCATGTGATCACAGTCATCACCCCGCCCTATTACAAAAGGACCCATTTGCGGAGTGAGTTTGATGACCTCCTGATTAAGCCTAAGGTATAATTTTTGCGCCTCCGGAGTATTGACCACCGTCTGGGAATAGGCATCAAATACGGAAGTGGCATCGGCTGTGTTCCAGACGACCTCTTCGATCACCAGCGGTTTCGATTTTCCTTTGACCAAAGTCGTTTGATATTGCCGAATACTCAAACACGCGGGACAGTCTTCCTGCGACAAGTATCGAATGGAGCTTCGGGTTGCAATTATTCGATCAGGCTCACATAGAGACGCCACTCTGGCCGCCACATTGACGGTATCACCGAACGGGTGTCCATGATGGTAGTCCACGATTCCAAAGTGGAATCCAACCCGGATTCTCACCGTATGGGACTCCAGCACCGGGCTGCGCTGAAAATGCTTCTGCATAGCGATGGCTGCAGAGGCCGCCTCTGATACCGTCACAAAGGTGAGCATGGCTTCATCACCAATGGTTTCAACCAATGTGCCGTTGTAATCATCTGCGTGCTGAGCGATACGGCTGAGGCTTTCGGAAACGCATGTATGAGCCACCGTGTCTCCTAATTGCTCATACATTTCAGTACTGCCGGACACGTCTGCAAACATGACAACTCTACGAATTGGTGTGTTCCTCGACAAAGCGTTTCCCCAAAGCGTTGGATATACAGTAAAATCGGCCCCTGATGATCAACGTAAAAAACAGGTGGAATCAGACTGAATCGCTATGAATCTATTCAAGAAATATGAATCCAAGGATCCGGGGTATCAAATTGAACTGGAGTCCATGTTATCGCAAATCCAATATAATGATCAGGGTTTGATACCGGTAATCGCACAGCAGCACGATACCCATGAAGTATTGATGCTGGCCTGGATGAATAAGGATGCCCTGGAAGAGACCTTAAAGACCAATCGGGTATGTTATTGGTCCCGCTCTCGCTCCGCGCTCTGGCGCAAAGGTGAGAGCAGCGGTCAGATCCAGCTATTAAAAAGTCTGTCACTGGATTGTGACGGTGACACCATCCTTATTCAAGTCGATCAAACCGGCCCCGCTTGTCACACCGGGCGCCGTCATTGCTTTTTTTACAAGGTCGGAAATGACCGCATGGAAGTTTCAGGCGAAGTCATGATTCCACCGAACGAACTGTATAAGAAGTAGTAGCTGATATAAATAAGAAAGAGCGTAATCAAAGCCCATCGATTACGCTCTTTCCTGTTTTGTGATGTAAAACACAGAAGCACTCTGACGCCCCGAGCGCTACTGACGAGCGGATTTAGTTATTTTCCGCCAGATAGAACCAGGTTTCCAACACGGAATCAGGATTCAGAGAAATACTATCTATACCAATCTCCATTAACCATCGTGCCAGGTCTGGGTGATCAGAAGGTCCTTGACCGCAAATCCCCACGTATTTACCGGCTTTGTTACAGGCATCAATCGCGCTTTTCAATAACGCTTTTACCGCGGGGTCACGTTCGTCAAAAAGGTGAGAAACGATTCCTGAGTCCCGATCGAGCCCCAAGGTAAGCTGGGTCAAGTCATTGGAACCGATAGAAAACCCATCGAAATGCTCAAGGAACTGCTCTGCCAGAATCGCGTTGGTGGGCAGTTCACACATCATGATGACACGCAGACCGTTTTCCCCCCTCTTCAACCCATTGTCTTCGAGCAATTTTATTACTTGTTCGGCTTCACCCACCGTCCGCACGAAAGGTACCATCAATTCAATATTATCCAGCCCCATTTCTTCGCGCACCCGTTTCATTGCCCGACATTCAAGCTCGAAACAATCGCGGAAACTTTCAGAGATATAGCGGGAAGCACCCCGGAAACCCAGCATCGGGTTTTCTTCTTCCGGTTCATATAATTTCCCGCCTATCAGATTGGCGTATTCATTGGATTTGAAATCGGACAAACGCACGATGACTTTTTTCGGATAGAACGACGCTGCCAGGGTTGAAATCCCCTCCATGAGTTTTTCAATATAGAACTCAACCGGACCGGAATAACCGGACATTCTGCGCTGTACCGATTGTTTGACGTCTTTAGGTAAGGTATCAAAATTCAATAGTGCTTTCGGGTGCACGCCGATCATCCGGTTGATGATAAATTCGAGACGCGCCAAACCGACACCGGCACTCGGCAAGCCCTGAAAATCAAAAGCGCGGTCCGGGTTACCGACATTCATCATAATTTTAAATGGCAGTTCAGGCATCGAATCAAAAGAGTTTTTCTGGATATCAAAGCCCAGCTTACCGTCGTATACCATGCCGGTATCACCTTCGGCGCAGGACACGGTGACCTCTTGGTTTTCCTGCAAAAGATCGGTGGCATCACCACAGCCGACTACGGCAGGAATGCCCAGCTCACGGGCAATGATTGCTGCATGACAGGTACGGCCCCCGCGATTGGTCACAATGGCTGATGCTCTTTTCATGATGGGTTCCCAATCGGGATCCGTCATATCGGTCACCAGTACATCACCGGTTTGTACTTTATCCATTTCACGCAGGCTGGAAATCAGCTTCACCGGGCCACTACCGATACGTTGCCCGATGGAGCGTCCTTCAACCAGAACCTTGCCTTTTTCTTTTAGCAGGTAACGCTCCATAACATTGGACTGTCGGCTTTTTACGGTTTCTGGCCGCGCTTGAACGATATACAGCTTGCCATCGTCGCCGTCTTTAGCCCATTCCACATCCACCGGGTGTTGGTAGTGATTTTCAATTATGATGCACTGTTTGGCCAGCTCCTGTATTTCTTCATCGCTGATTGAAAAGCGTTGCCGGTCTTCTTTTTCGACATCCACGGTTTCTACAGATTTGGCTGTTGTAGTCTGGCTGCCGTAAATCATTTTGACTGCTTTGCTTCCCAGGTTGCGGCGTAAAATTGCCGGTCTACCTGCGTTCAGCGTGGATTTATGAACATAAAACTCATCGGGGTTCACCTGACCCTGCACCACGGTTTCACCCAAGCCGTAGGCTGCGGTAATAAACACAACATCGCGGAAACCGGACTCGGTATCCATTGAGAACATAACACCACTGGAACCGGTGGCGCTGTTGACCATACGCTGAACACCCGCAGACAGAGCAACCAAGCGGTGCTCGAAGCCTTGATGTACACGGTAGGAAATAGCGCGGTCATTAAATAGGGAGGCAAATACTTCTTTTATTGCCAGGATGACGTTTTCAACGCCGTTGATGTTGAGAAAGGTCTCTTGCTGGCCGGCGAAAGACGCATCGGGTAGATCTTCCGCTGTGGCAGAGGAACGGACCGCAAACGATATTTTTTCGTTGCCGTCCTGCAGTTTGACATAGGCTTCGCGAACAGCGTCTTCCAATGCAGGTTGTAACGGCGCATCCATAATTGATTGACGAATTTCTCTGCCGACTTCTGCAAGCTGATTTACATCACTGACATCCAACTTGTCCAGCGCAGAATGAATCTTGTTATTCAAACCGCTGACTTCAAGGAATTCCCTGTAAGCATCTGCCGAGGTGGCGAAGCCGCCTGGTACTGAAACTCCGGCTCCGGCAAGATTACTGATCATCTCGCCCAATGAGGCGTTTTTACCGCCGACTCGTTCGACATCATTTTTTGACAGATCCTGGAACCAGATTACGTAATCGTTCAAGATCGTTCTCCCTACCTTATAATGAATGAAAATCAAGGCACTTTTGGTGCCTGGCCTCAAAGGGGCTAATGTTGGCCCCACTAGGTTACGTACTTCTAACCATGACTCATCGTTCACCGCTTTTTTTGCGGTCATATCCGTATCCGAGTGTCCCCCGGAAACGTTGATTTACATGGCTATATCCTGCAGTTAGACGCGAGATTCTACTAAAAAAGTCAATAAATTACTCGTTCTAAATATTTATTCACGTTAAATTATTGCGACTGTTTTACCCTGCTCAGGAAGCCCGAATGAAACGTACTGTATTTTTTATCTCTGATGGAACCGGCATCACCGCAGAGACATTGGGACATTCCCTTTTGGCCCAATTTGATACGCTGGACTTCGATCAAGTTACGTTACCGTTCACTAACGACCTGACCAAGGCAGCGGATGCAGTCGCCCGAATTAACAAAGCGGCAATGACAGACGACATGCCACCGGTGGTGTTCAGCACCCTGATCAATGACGATATCCGTGAAGCGCTGGCTGAAAGCAACGCTTTTATGCTGGATATCTTTTCCAGTTTCCTCAAACCCCTGGAAGAGGCGTTAGGCGCTGAGTCATCCTACTCAGTTGGTCGCTCCCATTCCATCGTCGATGATCAGAGTTACCAGGTGCGTATCGATTCGGTAAACTACGCTCTGGACAACGATGACGGCGCC from Ketobacter sp. MCCC 1A13808 harbors:
- a CDS encoding endonuclease/exonuclease/phosphatase family protein; translated protein: MALNHGVYVGRKSCKSDLDLLNKVDSVSSKMSLLLWLTIAVCALVALLPVWIRGNLQADMLNQARLQISVLYCVLCICLLLTKDWRMIVSMGAVLLFNLYWMSSAYPTLAPGPSSATASHSFRLYSQNIYEANRNVSGVVRSIQQVDPDVVVLMEVTTPVYDYLVGELRETLPYHDLQNKHYMKPGLALFSKYKLESRMQTLPEDPRLPSIKSRIMLQDKPIDIIGVHLESPHDAHRIRSRNKQIGKLTKLIKYQQQSGVPLLLAGDMNTTPWNTLFRKFQRETNLSHADSFWSLNNSWPAWLPAALGFAIDHVLINDQFCNAKRFRLPDVGSDHFAFVSELELCN
- a CDS encoding adenylate/guanylate cyclase domain-containing protein is translated as MFADVSGSTEMYEQLGDTVAHTCVSESLSRIAQHADDYNGTLVETIGDEAMLTFVTVSEAASAAIAMQKHFQRSPVLESHTVRIRVGFHFGIVDYHHGHPFGDTVNVAARVASLCEPDRIIATRSSIRYLSQEDCPACLSIRQYQTTLVKGKSKPLVIEEVVWNTADATSVFDAYSQTVVNTPEAQKLYLRLNQEVIKLTPQMGPFVIGRGDDCDHMVCSPLVSRAHLKLEFLANDWQITDHSTNGTFISYSTPNLSNRAKTIRLHRQSRLLTGQGIIAMGSFKDNADSDCLISYELRS
- the hisI gene encoding phosphoribosyl-AMP cyclohydrolase, which codes for MNLFKKYESKDPGYQIELESMLSQIQYNDQGLIPVIAQQHDTHEVLMLAWMNKDALEETLKTNRVCYWSRSRSALWRKGESSGQIQLLKSLSLDCDGDTILIQVDQTGPACHTGRRHCFFYKVGNDRMEVSGEVMIPPNELYKK
- the ppsA gene encoding phosphoenolpyruvate synthase; protein product: MNDYVIWFQDLSKNDVERVGGKNASLGEMISNLAGAGVSVPGGFATSADAYREFLEVSGLNNKIHSALDKLDVSDVNQLAEVGREIRQSIMDAPLQPALEDAVREAYVKLQDGNEKISFAVRSSATAEDLPDASFAGQQETFLNINGVENVILAIKEVFASLFNDRAISYRVHQGFEHRLVALSAGVQRMVNSATGSSGVMFSMDTESGFRDVVFITAAYGLGETVVQGQVNPDEFYVHKSTLNAGRPAILRRNLGSKAVKMIYGSQTTTAKSVETVDVEKEDRQRFSISDEEIQELAKQCIIIENHYQHPVDVEWAKDGDDGKLYIVQARPETVKSRQSNVMERYLLKEKGKVLVEGRSIGQRIGSGPVKLISSLREMDKVQTGDVLVTDMTDPDWEPIMKRASAIVTNRGGRTCHAAIIARELGIPAVVGCGDATDLLQENQEVTVSCAEGDTGMVYDGKLGFDIQKNSFDSMPELPFKIMMNVGNPDRAFDFQGLPSAGVGLARLEFIINRMIGVHPKALLNFDTLPKDVKQSVQRRMSGYSGPVEFYIEKLMEGISTLAASFYPKKVIVRLSDFKSNEYANLIGGKLYEPEEENPMLGFRGASRYISESFRDCFELECRAMKRVREEMGLDNIELMVPFVRTVGEAEQVIKLLEDNGLKRGENGLRVIMMCELPTNAILAEQFLEHFDGFSIGSNDLTQLTLGLDRDSGIVSHLFDERDPAVKALLKSAIDACNKAGKYVGICGQGPSDHPDLARWLMEIGIDSISLNPDSVLETWFYLAENN
- a CDS encoding pyruvate, water dikinase regulatory protein, producing the protein MKRTVFFISDGTGITAETLGHSLLAQFDTLDFDQVTLPFTNDLTKAADAVARINKAAMTDDMPPVVFSTLINDDIREALAESNAFMLDIFSSFLKPLEEALGAESSYSVGRSHSIVDDQSYQVRIDSVNYALDNDDGARTRHYDAADVILVGVSRSGKTPTCLYLALQFGVKAANYPLTDDDLDDLNLPKALRAHRNKLFGLSIEPERLTAIRTERKPNSRYASINQCESEVRGAEAIFNRFGIPFVNSTHASIEEISTRVIEAAGIKRRLV